One Engraulis encrasicolus isolate BLACKSEA-1 chromosome 5, IST_EnEncr_1.0, whole genome shotgun sequence DNA segment encodes these proteins:
- the LOC134449808 gene encoding uncharacterized protein LOC134449808, which produces GLPPNVIATIQSARAPSTRSVYDMKWRAFERWCVQKGVIPFQCSITHVLTFLQELFEKGLAYSTLKVYLSAISACHVGYDGVSPGAHPLANRFLKGARRLRPAVRSTVPSWDLSLVLNALSQAPFEPLQTASIKVLSYKTALLLALVSAKRVSEITALSIHPSCMEFSADNNNVTLRPNVAFIPKVSMLYGSCDLQLTSFNPPPFSSQEQERLHYLCPVRALRLYMDKTSSFRRTDQLFVCFATNSKGQALSTQRLSHWIVDVIAMAYRASGKDPPALRAHSTRGVAASWAAFRGVPVQTVCAAAGWVSPHTFVKHYRLDVTASTVAHAVLEAGGSRPV; this is translated from the coding sequence GGTCTGCCACCGAATGTTATTGCAACTATTCAGAGTGCCAGAGCTCCATCTACGAGATCTGTGTACGATATGAAGTGGAGGGCGTTTGAGAGATGGTGTGTTCAGAAGGGCGTTATCCCCTTTCAGTGTTCTATCACCCATGTACTTACGTTCCTTCAGGAATTATTCGAGAAGGGACTGGCCTATTCTACACTTAAGGTCTACCTGTCAGCGATTTCagcatgccatgtaggctacgatGGTGTATCTCCGGGAGCGCACCCCCTGGCTAACAGATTTCTGAAGGGCGCTCGACGCCTTCGACCTGCTGTGCGCTCGACCGTTCCCTCTTGGGACCTCTCCTTGGTGCTGAACGCGCTCTCCCAAGCCCCGTTCGAGCCCCTACAGACTGCAAGCATTAAGGTCCTCTCGTACAAAACTGCCCTCTTGCTGGCCCTTGTCTCAGCTAAAAGGGTGAGCGAGATCACTGCTCTCTCTATACACCCCTCCTGTATGGAATTCAGTGCGGATAATAATAATGTCACGCTTCGGCCCAATGTAGCGTTTATTCCTAAAGTGTCTATGTTGTACGGCAGCTGCGATCTGCAACTGACGTCTTTCaacccccctcctttctcctcgcAGGAACAGGAGAGGTTACATTACCTCTGCCCGGTCCGGGCATTACGCTTGTACATGGACAAAACTTCTTCATTCAGGCGTACCGACCAACTATTTGTTTGCTTTGCAACTAATTCTAAGGGACAGGCGCTCTCGACACAGAGGCTGTCCCATTGGATTGTTGATGTGATTGCAATGGCCTATCGGGCCTCGGGGAAAGACCCCCCTGCTCTCAGAGCTCACTCTACGAGAGGTGTCGCCGCGTCTTGGGCCGCATTTAGAGGAGTGCCTGTCCAGACTGTTTGCGCTGCTGCGGGTTGGGTTTCACCGCACACCTTCGTAAAACACTATCGCCTTGATGTTACAGCGTCCACGGTGGCTCACGCTGTCCTTGAGGCGGGGGGATCAAGACCTGTGTGA